The DNA region ttgttgtatcccttAGCTTTTGATACCttgttttgtcatcttcatttgtttcaaggaatttttttgatttctatgacccactgctcatttGGGAGCATACCATTCATATTCCATGTGTTTGTATCTATTCTAGAAtttcttatgttgttaatttccaactttatttccctgtggtcagaaaagatacatggtaaaatttcagttttttgaatttgttgaaacttgttttaacactcttatgtatgatgtcagtgatcatctgaggctcttgacatgagtttccaaggctatgggagccttttgagtccacactctgtcagtatttagacaaatcCATAAGCAatgtagaagttctctcctcccttcagagaaaagtccatccttctttgatggccccttctttccactggggcctcattcacagagatccttcatataggattttttttttttttttttttttgccacggtgtctttGGCTTTCCACACCAAGAAatgctcccatgggcttttcaaccatccatttacatttagggttagtattgataagtaatgagttGGTCctgaaattttacataaatattccttttgtttgttttggctctCCCTTATATTATTACTAGGAGGTTTtgtgcctttacattctttcattatgccaattatatttctttttctgtatgtatTATCCATCATATTATCCATATAATCTATCAGATTATGTTTGTTgtgcccacatcacatattgcagtgcctgagtttgaggtctggctctgctcccattccagcttcctgatgatgtgcaccctgggagacagcaggtgatagcccaggtagttgactccctgccacccacatgagagacctagactgaattccagctatcaggcatttggggagtaaacccgaAGCTAAAGGAGCATTCTCacactatttgtctttttttttttctctctctcaaataaagaaaataagtaaatagactCTTAAtgtaacctttaaaaaataattgtaaagaATACTGAGGCAGGTGGTGCATTAGGTTAAGCCTcctgcttgcaacacctgcattcAAGTCATGAGTACTCCTTGCTTCtggaccagcttcctgctggtgcacctgagaggcagctaTGATGATCCagctacttgggttcctgccacccacgagggatactctgataaagttcctggctcctggctttggtatgttccagacccagctgttgtgagtaTGTAGGGAATTAACCAGCTATGGAAGATCTGTCATACACTTTCTTTATGGTGGTGGTGCTATTTGTGATACCTGACAAGGCAGTAATCCCAATTCTGTCTTTGTGTATGAAAAGCAAGTCTGATGTAATATTGAGTGGGAAATGTTGGAAAAGAGGTCAAAGCTCGCATTGGCGTGTAATCAGATGATTGTAAGAGGTACAGGTAATAATCAGATTTAGTATTCCAGAGGTAAATACTTAGACTAATCAGTTCTTAAAGAGATTTTTCCAGTTATACTGTTATATTTTTATAAGCATTTTCTTAGAAACAAATTTACAATGATCAATGTAGAGCACAGGATGTCTTTGATTCTGAATAAGTTATTCAGGTGTTTGTTTAATGTTTAGTTTGCTTTTTAagaacaaatataattttatgaaattGTTTGAGGTCATTTAGAAATAAAGTTGTGAAATGAAGGAAGCAAAAAAACTTAGCTGAGTAGCTAAAATAAGTGCAAAAATACCCTATAACCAATTGAACATTATATTACAGGGCTATTAAGGAAGAATAATTAGATTTAGTTATCTtttttagtaaaaagaaaaaaaggattttgGTAGGAAAACAACTTGTTATCTTGTAACCCACAGTAACTGAGTATTTGGTATTAGCAATAGCAGAACTGCACAATCAAAGAGTAGAAGCATGGTTGTAGGCAGCACTGTTAAGTGGCAATATAATGCAAATTGAGTatctaattttgatttttttaacagctgCATTTAAAAGGACAAGGAACtggtaaaattaaatatatttctaaccCAGTATGAGTAGACTATTATTAATGAGATAACTTACATTTCATTCTCAGTTTTCAAAGCCAGTTGTATTTTATACTTACAGCACATCTCAATTCTGAttagccatattttttttttttttttttacaggcagagtggacagtgagagagagagagacagagagaaaggtcttcctttgccattggttcaccctccaatggccaccgtggccagcgcgctgcggccggcgcaccgcgctgatccgatggcaggagccaggagccaggtgcttttcctggtctcccatggggtgcagggcccaagcacctgggccatgctccactgcactccctggccacagcagagggctggcctggaagaggggcaaccgggacagaatccggcgccccaaccgggactagaacccggtgtgccggcgctgctaggtggaggattagcctagtgagccgtggcgtcggtGATTAGCCATATTTTGAGTGTTCATTAGCAACACTGTGGCTAGGAGCTACCATATTGGACAGTGTAGATTTAAGTTACAGAGCCAAGAATAGATGACtcagattttacattttaataagtgTTTCTTTggtgaaatagaaaataatgttttaaaaatttgagacacacacacacagaggagagagagagagagagagagagagagagagagaaacactctgATCttgtagttcattccccaaatccccacaatggccagctgggctaaagctgggagcctggaactcaattcatgtctcccacctgggtggcaaggacccaactacttgagccattacctgttgccttcTAGGATCTGCATTAGGATGAAGCTAGAGGTGAGagctggaggtgggacttgaacccaggtactctgatgggaTACTTGGGTATCCTTAACCAGCTGTTTAAcggctaggtcaaatgcctgccctccaaACATATTTTTGCACATTTTCCTATCACATTCCTAATTCAGAGCATCATCTCTGGCATGTTGAACTAGCACAATGACTTTCTTTTTCCCTGGTGTTGAAGAATCTATCTGAAGGTTCTGGTCTTAGTGTTTCCGGATCCTGTGGCTCACCCAATAGAAAGTCTTCTGTAGGAAGTCATGTTTTTCAGGATAATTTATGCTCCTCAGCTTGGTGCCCAAGAACCTGTATGAGCCGGCTCCTTTCATGTCTCAGGCTCATTTCCTGCCCTGCACTGCTACCTGGCTTTAGCTCCCCGAAGGATTTACTATTACTCCTATTACGTGCCCTTCCACTTTTTCTCTTTGCTGGATGCCGTTTAACCTTAACCCTTCTACCTCTTTACCCAAAAAGCTAGGACTTCAGAATTCAGCATATGTGTCATTTTTTCCCTGGGAAAACCTCTCTTGTCCACTAGTAGGTACACGGAAGGTAACCTATACAAATCTCAGACTGGGAGCAAGCAGTGGATGAATATCAATAATAGAAAAGAGTTATCAGTAGGCTAAATGGCACAATCTATTGGGAACTTAGGGAGTAGTTATATAACTAGGATTGTTTCCAGACAATGTACACTATATAGCCTTACAAtagtatataagtatatatattatatacaatatatatttatatatcatatatataaaaattatataaattatatacaataGTATATAAGctttatttaaaagtatatagTTAATTGAGACACAATCCGAGTTAATCGACATTAGAAGATTTAATGTACTCTTATGCAAAACACATAAAAGATGAAGTCCTCAGGTCTTCTGGGCAGGGCAtaagggagaagaggaagggggcAAAGCATGGCATGGGGCTACCGAGTCCCTCTGTGTCCCTTTGTTCTCTGGCATTTGGAATGTAGAGCCTTAGCGAACACTGGTCGCCTTGACTACCAGCAACTTGGGAATAAAGGGAAGTCTCCCTGTGCGCCTGAGCCTCCACACTCCTGGAAAGATCTGACCTCACCCAGTCATGCCTCATGGGCAGTTACCTGGGCAAGTccagcccaccccagcctgtCCCCTCGCAGGAGGGCAAGGACCAGCGGGAGACGCTTGACCGCCACCCACTCGGCCGCGCCCCGTTGCTGACGCCCCCTGGCCACCAGGTTCCCCGAGTTGACCCTTCTCCTGGCTGCCAGCCCTCCGGGAGGCCTGCCCAGCAGCATGGTCAGACTTCCTTCAGTGGGTTTCAAATAACGCCTCGCAGACGCTACCCGATCCAGCAGCCCCGGTATTCCCGTGTGGGTTGCCTACCGACCGTGTGCTGGAATGGCAGCCCCAAGAAGCCTGTGCTGTCTGTTCGTAACTCCAAGATGGTGTGTAGGTCGGGGACGGTGAGGGTCCCCCCTCTTGACCGCAGGCTGACTCGCCGCCCAGGACCTGGGCAGATCATCAGCTCCACCCAACCCTCGCAGTCGGCTAAGGCTCCGGACCCATGTGCCCCGCAGAGTGGTGCCACCGCCCtcccagagaggaagaggaggaggagcccagCAGGGGAAGACCAAATCCTCCTGGCTGGCGGGGAGACTAAGGGAGgctgccctgctggccctgggcaggggcagccagCCGTCTGGGACCCGCTGACCGGTCCCCAAGACTCAGACGCCCACTTGAATAAGAGACCCCGCCACTCTTCTGAGAGCTCCCCAAAGCGCTCCACCACGGCTGGCATCCCTGTGCCCGTCCGCAACGCCATTAGCAGCTCCTACAGCTCCACTGGCGGCCTGTTGTGGCCGAGGAAGCGGGGCCGGCCCACGTCGAGTGCCTTCTGCGGGCCGGCCGCCTCCTGCTCCAAAATACCAGAGAGGCCAGCAAAGGTGACTGGGGAGGAGGCGCTGGGGCCTCGCTCCAGTACCTCACCTCCCTTGGTGACGGACAGCGAGTCCCAGAGACGAAGAGCGGTAGGTGCAGCCGCAGAGAAACCAGGCTTGCGGAATTCCCCGCCTACACCTGGCGGCTCCTGGCCACATAAAAGGAAGTTTGCTGAGCAGCTTTCcgggggaggggacctggggaCTCTGCCTCCTGCGCCCCGGCTGGGCTATCCTGTCACTCTGGAAGATGGTGACATGGCAACGAGAGGTTCATCTCGGTGGCTTAACCAGTTCTTGGAGCACAGGATGGATGCTGCCCAAGAGTCTGCCCCCGGGAGCCCACCCCGCACTCAGCCTCCCAGCGCGCTCCCGCTGCCCGCAGCCAGCACTGCGCCCTCATCAGCTGCCTTCTGGGGCCCGATAAAGAGGCAGACTGCTCCGCGGTTTCCAGCCTTCCCAGAATATGCTGGAGTAGCAGCGACGGTGGCCCCCTCGCCTGCGAAGATAGCCCGCCTAATGGACCCTGTTGACTCTTCACGGCCACAGCGTTTTCCCGCCAACTCTTTAGATCTCAAGCTTGTAGCCCCTTTTGTGGGGCTGATCCCTGTTCCTGCTATGAAACTGGCCAGTGACACCAAGTCCCTGCCATCCCTCCGGGCTGAGACATCTGTCAAAGTCCCGATGCCACAGGGCCTGCTCACTACCCCCTTGCCATGGATGCTGCTGGACAAGCCGGGCAGCCCACCTCCTCACGCTGTCcttcctggtgctgctgctgctgctgagaaCTTGACATCCCCCATGTTCAAGACCATGTGTATAGCCTCATCTGGAAGTGAGAGTGCAGGCCCTTTGCCATCTGGCCCCATACTCACAACTCCGGCATCTTCCAGCATCACCATCCCCACGACGACCTGTACTTTCACTCTAAGTGTAAAGCCTGCCTTTGCCAGCACAGGGTCTGCTGCACCTGTGCCCTTGGCCAAGCACTTCTCCTTCAAGCTGAACCCTGCATCAGCCACCGCTCCAGCTTCAACTACCCCTGTCTTCACTAgccaggctcctgccacctgcacagAGGCCTCTGCCACAACTACAAGTACGAGTGAAGATTCATTTTGGCTTTGGTGTCAGCGATGTGACCAGCCTCCTGAGAAAAGTGATTGCTTTTGGCTTTGGTTTAAGCGATGTGACCAGCGCTCTGAGCTGTGTGACTAGCACCATTGCTGCCCCCACAGCACAACCTTTTCTCTATGGGACTCCTGCTTTAGGTGCCAGCTTTACCCTAGCTGTGGGCTCCATATTCCATTTTGGCAAGCCTCATGCCTCGTTGACATGAAACACAGTCACCACTTTGGCCAGTCCCTTCCCAGTACCCTGTAGatagccacctgcaatgctgccagcTGTAGTGATTTTGGCAGCTCCTCCACCACCTCAGCCCAGTCACCTCCAGGCAGCCTGCACTGACACGCAACAACATGACCAACCCCACATTGAACAAGGCCTTTGCTAAACCCCACGCTCCCTCTCTTGTCATACTCAGAAGCCAATCCCTGGCCTGCATTTGGGGACACAGATGGGCACCCTTGTGCCATGGCAGCCCTTGCCCTAAACTTGGGCAGCTCATTGACTGTGGGAAACCCTGCAATCCCATCCCTCACTGCAGTGCTAGTGCTGGCTCTTGCCCAGACAGCTTTTGGCAATGCCATGTAGTTGGCACTTGGTGGTTTGAAAATCATAGCCACTGTTTTGGTGCCCCTTAATGCACCACCCAGCCAGGGCACACCCCGTGCCTTCAGTGTGGCCAGGATGGCTCAGAGCATTTGGAGGCATCTCCACACCCCCCTTTGGTCAGACCACCCCTGTTCCTGGAGGGATACATTGGGTAGCAGCCTCTCCTCTGTGGCATCCTTGGCACGTACCCACAGCTTTGTTGATCTTGGCCCTTCTGGATCAGCAGCTGCTTCATTCTCCATTGGTGCAGAATCCAAGATCCCAGGGGCTCAACAGCAACTACAAAGTTGAAGACAACACCCTCTCAAGAAATAGCCTTTATCCTTTGTCCGtatccccccacctcccacccctagAGCAAATCTGAATCTTGGCACCTGCTAGAAAGAGATCTGACCCCCTGAGTTCCATAAGGTAAACCTACCCCACATCTCTGGCTTCAGCCACCAGGGTGGTAGTGACAACCCGGggtcctttcctccttcctccttcctccttcctgaaaGAAGAGGGCGCTGGAGGAGCAGGCAGAAGGCAGCAGGGCAAGCCCAGACTTCACTCGGACAGCCCAGGAGATTAGATCCTGGGAAAGAAAAGTTCTCTTCCCCATGCTGTTTCTCTCCTTTACCTGACATGACTGTAGGAAACATCACCTTTGGATTATGTTAGTAAACCCAAGTTGATGGGccatacttattttaaaatagtattttcattctttttcccaAACAGGGCCCTCTCTAAcccttctcctttcttcctttacccCCAGGCATTGTACCCTGGACCCCAAAATCAGCCTCTTTGGAAGAAGTATGAATGCAGGTGTCtaagacaaaaaattaaaatttttcacgaaactttatttttgtgtttaagcTAAATTGCTTTTAACATCCCTTCAGGCTTGTTTCATTGGTTAAGTATAAACACTATTGACAAGAAATTAGCTTTAGAGTTGAGTTATGCATGTGTAATAAAGCCAGTCAAATGCTGTTACAGGCAGTTTTCCTGAGAGACTGGAGCTCCTTTGGGACACACATTTCATAAACAGTGTGATGTAGATTGTAGGTGTAACggtccttccccccacccccaccccaccccgtttTGTAACTGAGCTTTTGTGTTCTGTGATGTGGACTGCTAAGTCCTCATCTCCAAGAAGGGCTCTGAAATGTGATGTGTTAATACTTGGACAGGTGGGAATCTGAGGCATCCCAGGTAGCTGTTGAGATGGGAGAGATGGGGACCGAGAATGGGAATGCAAAGCAGGCTCTGAGCTACCTCCTAATTCAGTATGCGAAACTAGTTTACTTCAGCTCTGCTGGCAGGATAGTTGGTCCAGGATGCTAATGCAGAGGGAGTTCTGACATTAGCCTGCGTAGGTGTGTGAGTATGTGGGGGTGAGTGTCCCCAGAGGACATCTTTGGGAAATAAAAGGTGTGTTTCAGCTTACAGTCTGGAGGTTACAGTTCAGGATCTGGTGGTTTCTGTGGAGGCTGCTCATGGCAGGGACAGAGGAACAATCACGTGGTGAGTCAGGAAGCAAAGCAAGGTAGAACTTCAATTCAAAATAACCAGCTTTTGCAGGAGGACCACTCTCTGCGGGCATGCCCCCAGTGACCTGTTTACAGCTCCCACCAGACCTACCTCTCAGTCACCTTAATAAGATCAAGTCTCTACCCTTAATCTGTCAACCATTAATATTAAGACGTCAGAGTAGAAgcatctgcatgagttttggggagacaaCTTCTACTCATAGCATTCCACCCTGGCTACCCAAAACTCATGATCCTGCTAATTAGGTAGGAGATCcaaatggggttcctggctcctatcttaggcctggctcaggctAGCTgttggaggccatttggggcacaaagcagtggatagaaggtctctttgtctctccttttctgccaCTGTACCTTTCAAGCAAATCTTATATTTGTAAAAAGAATACTAAAGGATTAAAATATTATAGCATTGGCAATCCATGTCAATTTAGCTTTGACCTAGTTCTAGCTCTTTTCTGGCTTTATGGTAGGCAAGCGGAGGGTAATAGTTTTAGAAAGAATCTGGGTCCTGTTTGATAAGTTGTGATTTGGGACCTGAAATGTGCCATGAAATGTTGCTTTAGGTTGCAAGATGAAGCAAATGGAGCCAAGAAACTGCCAACGCACAGGGACCTTGGAACTCTTTACCACTGTATTTTATTCAGTAGTGATGGTGGAAGAAAGCTGAAAAATTCCCAGAatgagaatttttcaaaaattcaaaatattaaaaaatgaacctAAGTATAGCCTCTTAAAGTGAGGAAAGCTTATTTAAGAGTTTCTACTAAAAGCTGGAGATTTTCTAGGAAGCTTACTTGGTATTGCAAGCACATAAATGTGATTATT from Oryctolagus cuniculus chromosome 8, mOryCun1.1, whole genome shotgun sequence includes:
- the LOC100343073 gene encoding nuclear envelope pore membrane protein POM 121C isoform X1; the encoded protein is MGSYLGKSSPPQPVPSQEGKDQRETLDRHPLGRAPLLTPPGHQVPRVDPSPGCQPSGRPAQQHGQTSFSGFQITPRRRYPIQQPRYSRVGCLPTVCWNGSPKKPVLSVRNSKMVCRSGTVRVPPLDRRLTRRPGPGQIISSTQPSQSAKAPDPCAPQSGATALPERKRRRSPAGEDQILLAGGETKGGCPAGPGQGQPAVWDPLTGPQDSDAHLNKRPRHSSESSPKRSTTAGIPVPVRNAISSSYSSTGGLLWPRKRGRPTSSAFCGPAASCSKIPERPAKVTGEEALGPRSSTSPPLVTDSESQRRRAVGAAAEKPGLRNSPPTPGGSWPHKRKFAEQLSGGGDLGTLPPAPRLGYPVTLEDGDMATRGSSRWLNQFLEHRMDAAQESAPGSPPRTQPPSALPLPAASTAPSSAAFWGPIKRQTAPRFPAFPEYAGVAATVAPSPAKIARLMDPVDSSRPQRFPANSLDLKLVAPFVGLIPVPAMKLASDTKSLPSLRAETSVKVPMPQGLLTTPLPWMLLDKPGSPPPHAVLPGAAAAAENLTSPMFKTMCIASSGSESAGPLPSGPILTTPASSSITIPTTTCTFTLSVKPAFASTGSAAPVPLAKHFSFKLNPASATAPASTTPVFTSQAPATCTEASATTTSTSEDSFWLWCQRCDQPPEKSIVPWTPKSASLEEV
- the LOC100343073 gene encoding nuclear envelope pore membrane protein POM 121C isoform X2; amino-acid sequence: MGSYLGKSSPPQPVPSQEGKDQRETLDRHPLGRAPLLTPPGHQVPRVDPSPGCQPSGRPAQQHGQTSFSGFQITPRRRYPIQQPRYSRVGCLPTVCWNGSPKKPVLSVRNSKMVCRSGTVRVPPLDRRLTRRPGPGQIISSTQPSQSAKAPDPCAPQSGATALPERKRRRSPAGEDQILLAGGETKGGCPAGPGQGQPAVWDPLTGPQDSDAHLNKRPRHSSESSPKRSTTAGIPVPVRNAISSSYSSTGGLLWPRKRGRPTSSAFCGPAASCSKIPERPAKVTGEEALGPRSSTSPPLVTDSESQRRRAVGAAAEKPGLRNSPPTPGGSWPHKRKFAEQLSGGGDLGTLPPAPRLGYPVTLEDGDMATRGSSRWLNQFLEHRMDAAQESAPGSPPRTQPPSALPLPAASTAPSSAAFWGPIKRQTAPRFPAFPEYAGVAATVAPSPAKIARLMDPVDSSRPQRFPANSLDLKLVAPFVGLIPVPAMKLASDTKSLPSLRAETSVKVPMPQGLLTTPLPWMLLDKPGSPPPHAVLPGAAAAAENLTSPMFKTMCIASSGSESAGPLPSGPILTTPASSSITIPTTTCTFTLSVKPAFASTGSAAPVPLAKHFSFKLNPASATAPASTTPVFTSQAPATCTEASATTTSIVPWTPKSASLEEV